Proteins from one Podospora pseudoanserina strain CBS 124.78 chromosome 1, whole genome shotgun sequence genomic window:
- the SFT2 gene encoding Protein transport protein sft2 (COG:U; EggNog:ENOG503NXSF) has translation MASSSFRDSINSLGWARRDTDLPVHTSRQTGLFSSLQSLNPFGDRGYVQLPTTQGPGAPLPAPSRREEEEGWFALSRWDRLLIFAACNIAALVCFVLVIALFPALSLARPRKLMILWTLGSILFLSSFAAVMGPWEYVQHLTSRPRLPFTAAYFGSLGLTIYFSIGLQSTILTIFSGLIQLGCLIWYLVSYFPMGSSGLRLVSSFGARRAATWMTG, from the exons ATGGCTTCGTCCTCGTTCCGCGATTCTATCAACTCACTTGGATGGGCGCGTCGCGACACCGACCTCCCAGTTCACACTTCTCGACAAACCGGTCTCTTCTCGTCGCTTCAGTCGTTAAATCCGTTTGGTGACCGGGGTTATGTTCAACTTCCAACAACCCAGGGCCCCGGGGCTCCCTTACCAGCACCCAGTCGtcgcgaggaggaggaggggtggtttgcAT TGAGCCGATGGGACCGACTCTTGATATTTGCTGCTTGCAATATTGCCGCGCTAGTCTGCTTCGTCCTTGTTATTGCTCTCTTTCCGGCCCTGAGTCTTGCAAGACCACGTAAACTCATGATCTT ATGGACACTGGGCTCTATTCTCTTCCTTTCCTCCTTCGCCGCTGTTATGGGTCCATGGGAATACGTGCAGCACTTAActtcgaggccgaggctgcccTTCACTGCTGCCTACTTTGGCTCCTTGGGGTTGACCATTTACTTTTCGATCGGT CTCCAAAGTACAATCCTCACGATATTCTCAGGCCTTATTCAACTTGGTTGCCTAATCTGGTATCTGGTCAGCTACTTTCCCATGGGATCGAGCGGCCTTCGCCTTGTGAGCAGTTTTGGTGCGCGCAGAGCCGCGACTTGGATGACCGGGTAG